In Brevundimonas sp. SGAir0440, one DNA window encodes the following:
- a CDS encoding TonB-dependent receptor gives MIQDVPPPVTPTALPEIVVTAARLPPAAADAAFSVVRIDESVLSRSSRLDEALRSVPAVSLFRRTSSAAANPTTQGISLRAVAPSGAGRTLVLLDGVPLNDPFGGWVIWSQATPDSLESLDVIRGAGSGPYGAGALTGTITLRERAKGGALDMSASERGGLRAAGSASTRLGPLAVTLSGLREVSDGYVPVRGPAAGAADTPLDLDSRSAALRVDTALGQANLSVRAATWEEDRGSGLAGTRANASGHSLSATAAQTPTADGYGWRLQAWRIDSNLANSSASVSADRSTTTPANDQFKTPATGWGLNAALRRRMADFAGGRLEWELGADARFNDGETNELFSNPTGAGFTRIRRAGGETAVAGAYVDASWTAAEWLVAGGLRVDRWENTGGFRQENTLATGAVLLNESDPDRSGEVVSARLAVRRDLGGGYAARAAAYSGFRPATLNELHRPFRVGNDITEANAALTPETLKGVETGLAFDREGVRWGASVFWNQIEDAIVNVTLGAGPATFPRAGFVPAGGVLRQRQNAGTIDAWGVELTGALDLSSAVSLNAAASWTDAEIAGGSSAAQLTGLRPAQAPEWSATAGLDWRATDRLTLALAARYESSRFDDDLNSRVLDAAVTLDGRAEWAFTPNATLWMAADNLFNEDVEVSETGTGVAGYGPPRTVSIGLRLSY, from the coding sequence ATGATCCAGGACGTTCCTCCCCCCGTCACGCCCACCGCCTTGCCCGAGATCGTCGTCACAGCCGCGCGTCTGCCGCCGGCGGCGGCCGATGCTGCGTTTTCGGTGGTGCGGATCGATGAGTCGGTGCTGTCGCGGTCGTCGCGTTTGGACGAGGCGTTGCGATCCGTGCCCGCGGTGTCGCTGTTTCGGCGCACCAGCAGCGCGGCGGCGAATCCGACCACGCAAGGGATTTCGCTGAGGGCCGTCGCGCCGTCCGGGGCAGGACGGACGCTGGTGCTGCTGGACGGCGTGCCGCTGAATGATCCGTTCGGCGGCTGGGTCATCTGGTCCCAGGCGACGCCGGACTCCCTGGAAAGTCTGGACGTGATCCGGGGGGCGGGCTCGGGCCCGTATGGCGCAGGCGCGCTGACGGGCACGATCACCCTGCGTGAACGCGCGAAAGGCGGCGCGCTGGATATGTCCGCGTCCGAGCGGGGCGGGTTGCGGGCGGCCGGGTCGGCGTCCACGCGACTGGGACCTTTGGCGGTGACGTTGAGCGGTTTGCGCGAAGTCAGCGACGGCTATGTGCCGGTGCGCGGGCCGGCGGCAGGCGCCGCGGACACGCCGCTGGATCTCGACAGCCGAAGTGCAGCGCTGCGGGTCGATACGGCCCTCGGACAGGCGAACCTGTCGGTCCGGGCGGCGACCTGGGAGGAGGATCGCGGATCGGGTCTGGCGGGAACGCGCGCCAACGCCAGCGGGCACAGCCTGAGCGCCACGGCGGCGCAGACGCCGACGGCCGATGGCTATGGATGGCGGCTACAGGCGTGGCGGATCGACAGCAATCTGGCCAACAGTTCGGCCTCGGTGTCGGCCGACCGATCGACCACGACGCCGGCCAACGATCAGTTCAAGACGCCCGCGACGGGATGGGGGCTGAATGCGGCGCTGCGCCGTCGCATGGCGGATTTCGCGGGCGGACGGCTGGAATGGGAGCTGGGCGCCGATGCGCGCTTCAACGACGGCGAAACCAACGAACTGTTCAGCAATCCGACCGGCGCGGGCTTCACCCGCATTCGGCGTGCTGGCGGGGAGACGGCGGTGGCCGGCGCCTATGTCGATGCGTCCTGGACCGCGGCCGAATGGTTGGTGGCCGGCGGACTGCGGGTGGATCGATGGGAGAATACGGGCGGATTCCGTCAGGAGAACACCCTGGCGACCGGCGCCGTCCTGCTGAACGAAAGCGATCCGGATCGGTCAGGCGAGGTGGTCAGCGCGCGTCTGGCCGTGCGACGTGATCTGGGCGGCGGCTATGCGGCGCGGGCGGCGGCCTATTCCGGGTTCCGGCCCGCCACGTTGAACGAACTGCATAGGCCATTCCGCGTGGGCAACGACATCACCGAGGCCAACGCCGCCCTGACGCCGGAAACGCTGAAAGGCGTGGAGACGGGCCTGGCGTTCGACCGCGAGGGCGTGCGTTGGGGCGCATCGGTGTTCTGGAATCAGATCGAGGACGCCATCGTCAATGTGACCCTCGGGGCCGGGCCGGCGACCTTCCCGCGCGCCGGGTTCGTGCCGGCGGGCGGGGTGCTGCGCCAGCGCCAGAACGCCGGGACCATCGACGCCTGGGGCGTGGAACTGACGGGGGCGCTGGACCTGTCGTCAGCCGTGTCGCTGAACGCCGCTGCGTCCTGGACCGACGCCGAGATCGCCGGCGGATCGTCTGCCGCGCAGCTGACCGGCCTGCGCCCCGCACAGGCGCCGGAGTGGAGCGCCACGGCCGGGCTGGATTGGCGCGCGACCGATCGACTGACCCTGGCCCTGGCGGCACGTTACGAATCGAGCCGGTTCGATGACGACCTGAACAGCCGGGTGCTGGACGCCGCCGTGACGCTGGATGGACGAGCAGAGTGGGCCTTCACGCCGAACGCGACCCTCTGGATGGCGGCGGACAATCTGTTCAATGAGGATGTCGAGGTGTCGGAAACGGGCACGGGCGTCGCCGGATACGGCCCGCCGCGAACGGTCAGCATCGGTCTGCGGTTGAGCTATTGA
- a CDS encoding FecR domain-containing protein: protein MTAQTDIEEKALHWFVVLRDDEAPESAWLEFQDWLEASPTHAAAYDAVERLWVDLDAPASPASTETPVIDLAAARARRAKTRSPWLGAAIGIAASVMLVFGLFLWLTPGSQVYATTDAPLTVALEDGSHVYLNRHSTLDVRFDGDKRSVSLTEGEAAFDIAHDPAHPFIVAARDHQVEVLGTAFNVLNHGDRFAVAVERGVVAVTPVNAPKVRLVAGQALAQSGEQAPALSQVSPDQTSPWRQGVLVYRNRPMTDVADDLSRYLDKPVVLSTSARALRFTGALRIGDEAVMLKQLQDFAPVRVDASTREVRVNAREAG, encoded by the coding sequence ATGACCGCACAAACCGACATCGAGGAGAAGGCGCTGCACTGGTTCGTCGTCCTGCGTGACGACGAGGCGCCCGAATCCGCCTGGCTTGAGTTCCAGGACTGGCTGGAGGCGTCGCCGACCCACGCCGCCGCCTATGACGCCGTCGAGCGTCTGTGGGTCGATCTGGACGCCCCTGCCTCGCCCGCATCAACAGAGACCCCGGTTATCGACCTCGCCGCCGCGCGTGCCCGTCGCGCCAAGACGCGTTCGCCCTGGCTAGGTGCGGCGATCGGCATCGCCGCCAGCGTGATGCTGGTTTTCGGCCTGTTCCTGTGGCTCACGCCGGGCTCGCAGGTGTACGCCACCACCGACGCGCCCCTGACGGTTGCGCTCGAGGATGGTTCGCACGTCTATCTGAACCGCCATTCCACATTGGACGTCCGGTTCGACGGCGACAAACGTTCGGTCTCGCTGACCGAGGGCGAGGCCGCCTTCGACATCGCTCACGACCCGGCCCATCCGTTCATCGTCGCCGCCAGAGATCATCAGGTCGAGGTGCTGGGCACCGCCTTCAACGTGCTGAACCATGGCGACCGTTTCGCCGTCGCCGTCGAACGGGGCGTCGTCGCCGTGACACCCGTCAATGCGCCCAAGGTCCGACTGGTCGCCGGTCAGGCGCTCGCGCAGAGCGGCGAGCAGGCCCCAGCCCTGTCGCAAGTGTCTCCGGACCAGACTTCGCCCTGGCGACAAGGAGTTCTCGTCTATCGCAACCGACCGATGACTGATGTCGCGGACGATCTTTCACGTTATCTCGACAAGCCGGTCGTGCTATCGACATCGGCTCGGGCGCTGCGGTTCACCGGCGCCCTTCGCATTGGCGACGAGGCCGTGATGTTGAAGCAGTTGCAGGATTTCGCCCCCGTCCGCGTGGACGCCTCGACGCGCGAAGTCCGCGTCAACGCCCGTGAGGCCGGTTAA
- a CDS encoding RNA polymerase sigma factor translates to MTAPAAHPLIAAYLEQREDLARFCRARLGGASGDVDDVLQDIYLKVSTLDLDPPPDNPRAFLFRLTSNLLMDRWRSGQRSANRDAQWRQLNHETGAAEDLDAAPSAEAVVAGREKLARLLAALNTLPPKTQTVVRLHKFDGVSYADVAVQMGISRSSVEKHMMDALRVLSRKVQP, encoded by the coding sequence TTGACCGCGCCTGCCGCGCATCCGCTGATCGCCGCCTATCTTGAGCAGCGCGAGGATCTGGCCCGGTTCTGCCGCGCGCGGCTGGGCGGCGCGTCGGGCGATGTCGATGATGTGCTGCAGGACATTTATCTGAAGGTCTCGACGCTCGATCTCGACCCGCCGCCGGACAATCCTCGCGCCTTTCTGTTTCGCCTGACCTCCAACCTGCTGATGGACCGCTGGCGATCCGGGCAACGGTCGGCGAACCGCGACGCCCAATGGCGCCAGTTGAACCACGAGACCGGCGCCGCCGAAGACCTGGACGCGGCCCCTTCGGCCGAGGCGGTCGTGGCCGGGCGCGAGAAGCTGGCGCGCCTTCTCGCCGCCCTAAACACCCTGCCGCCCAAGACGCAGACAGTCGTTCGCCTGCACAAGTTCGATGGCGTCAGCTACGCCGACGTCGCCGTCCAAATGGGCATTTCACGCAGTTCGGTCGAGAAGCACATGATGGACGCGCTGCGCGTTCTTTCCCGCAAGGTTCAACCGTGA
- a CDS encoding glycosyltransferase family 4 protein, whose translation MRIAVVLPRGCTFGPAKTNSMETVVRTLSAHSRLNRLVTLIADAGGPTPSGVQMVTVPAGLGRKARNAAVVDVLKKVSPDIVEYHQQLKAASELARQLPNAIHVLYRHTRIKPSRNLIERLRYGRRLARFDRLVFVSRAAGEEFATDYPRLAGRVSSVCNPIESDVWRASPEQREKLILFAGRAMKDKGLDLFCTALAETLDRHPDWRGALMLGDWDKHQDWAAPQVRLLERFGDRVEIHKSASLDAVRAMTQRAAIAVTPSRVREALGLAALEAHAAGAALISSGRGGLREASGEYALYVDVEEAGSLTSAMMRLVDNPDERLALARGGQAYVERVHSPAARAAELDALREALVDKAFVAPKPMLRRRPLFGPAASLTRLQG comes from the coding sequence ATGCGTATCGCCGTCGTTCTGCCGCGAGGCTGTACCTTCGGTCCGGCCAAGACCAACTCGATGGAGACAGTGGTGCGCACGCTGTCCGCGCACAGCCGTTTGAACCGGCTGGTGACGCTGATCGCCGATGCCGGCGGCCCGACGCCGTCCGGCGTGCAGATGGTGACGGTGCCGGCCGGACTGGGCCGCAAGGCGCGAAATGCGGCGGTGGTTGACGTTCTGAAGAAAGTGTCGCCGGACATCGTGGAATATCATCAACAGCTTAAGGCGGCGTCGGAGCTGGCGCGGCAGTTGCCGAACGCCATCCACGTTCTTTATCGCCACACGCGGATCAAGCCGTCGCGCAACCTGATCGAACGTCTGCGATACGGTCGACGCCTCGCGCGGTTCGACCGGCTGGTGTTCGTCAGCCGGGCGGCGGGCGAAGAGTTCGCAACGGATTATCCGCGTCTGGCCGGGCGTGTTTCGTCGGTCTGCAATCCGATCGAAAGCGACGTCTGGCGTGCATCGCCCGAGCAGCGCGAGAAGCTGATCCTGTTTGCGGGACGGGCGATGAAGGACAAGGGGCTGGACCTGTTCTGCACCGCTCTGGCCGAGACGCTGGATCGCCATCCCGACTGGCGCGGCGCACTGATGCTGGGCGACTGGGACAAGCATCAGGACTGGGCTGCCCCTCAGGTGCGGCTGCTCGAGCGGTTCGGCGACCGGGTCGAAATTCACAAATCGGCGTCGCTGGACGCGGTGCGGGCGATGACGCAGCGCGCCGCCATCGCGGTCACGCCGTCGCGGGTGCGCGAGGCCTTGGGACTGGCCGCGCTGGAGGCCCATGCGGCGGGCGCGGCGCTGATCTCGTCGGGACGCGGCGGCCTGCGCGAAGCCAGCGGCGAATATGCGCTGTATGTCGACGTCGAGGAGGCCGGCTCGTTGACCAGCGCCATGATGCGTCTCGTCGACAACCCCGATGAACGTCTGGCCCTGGCGCGTGGCGGGCAGGCCTATGTCGAGAGGGTGCATTCGCCGGCCGCGCGCGCGGCCGAGCTGGACGCCTTGCGCGAGGCCTTGGTCGACAAGGCGTTCGTCGCGCCGAAGCCGATGCTGCGCCGACGTCCTCTGTTCGGGCCGGCGGCGTCCCTGACCCGGCTTCAGGGCTAG
- a CDS encoding bifunctional 2-polyprenyl-6-hydroxyphenol methylase/3-demethylubiquinol 3-O-methyltransferase UbiG: protein MGLGTLVRGLIFGKDADRRRRSAKAARIRALPDRRVMAENYVPALAADGGRILWVGCREYTLDDYALLEAKGGEVWTTDIDPAAARWGREGRHRTGDVCEADRLFSDLTFDAVVCNGVLGYGVDSPAQQQRALKALAAVLRPGGRLLLGWNTDKIADPVAAGLTNADFQAAPLGDQPTRVRFDAVTHVYDSLIRRG, encoded by the coding sequence GTGGGTCTGGGAACGCTCGTCAGGGGTCTGATCTTCGGCAAGGACGCCGACCGCAGGCGACGATCCGCCAAGGCGGCGCGAATCCGCGCCTTGCCCGACCGCCGCGTGATGGCCGAGAACTATGTTCCGGCGTTGGCGGCCGACGGCGGGCGGATTCTCTGGGTCGGATGCCGCGAATACACGCTGGACGACTACGCCTTGCTGGAGGCGAAGGGCGGCGAGGTCTGGACCACAGATATCGATCCGGCGGCTGCACGCTGGGGCCGCGAGGGGCGTCATCGCACCGGCGACGTTTGCGAGGCGGATCGGCTGTTCTCGGACCTGACCTTCGACGCCGTCGTCTGCAACGGCGTGCTGGGTTATGGCGTCGACAGTCCCGCCCAGCAGCAGCGCGCTTTGAAGGCTCTGGCGGCCGTCCTACGCCCCGGCGGTCGCCTGCTGCTGGGCTGGAACACCGACAAGATCGCCGATCCCGTCGCCGCCGGATTGACTAACGCCGACTTCCAAGCCGCGCCCCTGGGCGACCAGCCGACGCGCGTGCGGTTCGACGCGGTCACCCACGTTTACGACAGCCTCATCCGAAGGGGCTGA
- a CDS encoding TonB-dependent receptor yields the protein MRPVKGGRPERLGLSKPHAAALLPSLFLLATTALSTPAQADARLIDIYIPRQSVDDALLDLALQARVSLGGSLTSCVGVSPTISGRMSLDAALTRLLAGSGCRYAIRQDGAVIISRQSSTAPASSRPVAPRPAAPVTPPEDVAQVSEVVVTAPRRPELIQSSSSAMTAVGAERIVRAGVTGMQGLDSLVSGMTVTNLGPGRNKILLRGISDGVFTGLTQSTVGLYLDLTPVTYAAPDPDLKLIDIDRVEVLRGPQGTLYGTGPIGGVVRIVTRAPAMGEESLSLSATRSRTDGGGWNSDYGLVANLPIAGDRAAIRAALYGETYSGYINDVELNLRRVNEGTRRGGRLSAALEISPGWTARAGVVHQSIVTEDTHYVYRGLGPLRRANLVREPHQNRFDQGSASIEGRGAWGRLNASVSVVEHGFKSRYDASSALRRFGSGWRIGALDEGKDIHLVVGEANFASPDIGRWRWLAGGLVSSNTTRTNPVLSALTPEPRAIYSEARRDRLNEAAVYGEASLDLPYDLTLTAGARYYALEYDTTSLVRQFTRSRSFDGHGESAGFTPKIALAWQPSDRLNLSALVSRGHRAGGFNTAGVIGQDFSGLSDSPARQYKPDSLWNAELGAKYRSADGRARLRAAIYAARWRNVQSDQFLPSGLAYVVNVGDGADKGFEVEANWRPSETLELFANGLVADPRITSPSARFDSRRDASLPGVPRASANIGFSWRRPLGERLELLADGGLSYVGASRLTFDGRQQYRMGDYGTGRLALGVEASAWTATVFVDNLFDTEANTFAYSDPFRLPDAQAITPLRPRTIGMTLRWASR from the coding sequence GTGAGGCCGGTTAAGGGCGGGCGGCCCGAACGCCTCGGCCTGTCCAAGCCACACGCCGCCGCCCTTCTTCCCAGTCTCTTTCTGCTCGCCACGACGGCCCTAAGCACGCCGGCGCAGGCGGATGCGCGCCTGATCGACATCTACATCCCGCGCCAATCCGTGGACGACGCCCTGCTCGACCTGGCGCTTCAAGCCCGCGTTTCACTGGGCGGCAGCCTGACCTCGTGCGTCGGCGTCAGCCCCACGATCAGCGGCAGGATGTCGCTGGACGCGGCCCTTACGCGATTGCTGGCGGGCAGCGGATGTCGCTACGCCATCCGCCAGGATGGCGCTGTGATCATCAGCAGGCAATCGAGCACGGCGCCCGCTTCCTCTCGCCCGGTCGCCCCACGCCCGGCCGCTCCTGTGACGCCGCCCGAAGACGTGGCGCAGGTCAGCGAAGTCGTCGTGACCGCCCCGCGCCGCCCCGAACTGATCCAGTCCTCGTCATCGGCCATGACGGCGGTCGGCGCCGAACGCATCGTCCGTGCTGGGGTCACGGGCATGCAGGGACTGGACAGCCTCGTCTCCGGCATGACGGTGACTAATCTCGGCCCCGGCCGGAACAAGATCCTGCTGCGCGGCATATCGGACGGCGTCTTCACCGGCCTGACCCAATCCACCGTCGGCCTGTACCTCGACCTGACGCCGGTGACATACGCCGCCCCGGACCCGGATCTGAAACTGATCGACATCGACCGGGTCGAGGTGCTGCGCGGACCGCAAGGCACGCTGTACGGCACCGGCCCCATCGGCGGCGTCGTGCGCATCGTCACGCGCGCTCCGGCAATGGGCGAAGAATCCCTGTCGCTCTCGGCGACCCGGTCGCGCACCGACGGCGGCGGCTGGAACTCCGACTATGGCCTGGTCGCCAACCTGCCGATCGCCGGCGACCGCGCCGCGATCCGCGCGGCCCTCTATGGCGAGACCTACAGCGGCTATATCAACGACGTCGAACTGAACCTGCGGCGGGTCAACGAGGGCACGCGGCGCGGCGGCAGGCTGTCCGCTGCGCTGGAGATTTCGCCCGGCTGGACGGCGCGCGCCGGCGTCGTCCACCAATCCATTGTCACCGAGGACACCCACTACGTCTATCGCGGCCTCGGCCCGCTGAGGCGCGCTAATCTGGTCCGAGAACCGCACCAGAACCGCTTCGACCAGGGCTCGGCCTCGATCGAGGGTCGCGGAGCCTGGGGCCGGCTGAACGCGTCGGTCTCGGTCGTCGAGCACGGCTTCAAGAGCCGCTACGACGCCTCCAGCGCCCTTCGTCGCTTCGGATCGGGCTGGCGCATCGGCGCACTGGACGAAGGCAAGGACATCCATCTGGTCGTCGGCGAGGCCAACTTCGCCTCTCCCGATATCGGTCGCTGGCGCTGGTTGGCCGGCGGCCTGGTGTCGTCCAACACCACACGCACCAATCCCGTCCTGTCCGCCCTGACGCCCGAGCCTCGCGCCATCTATTCCGAGGCGCGGCGCGATCGGCTGAATGAGGCAGCCGTTTATGGCGAAGCGTCGCTGGACCTGCCCTACGACCTGACCCTGACTGCCGGGGCCCGCTACTACGCCTTGGAGTATGACACCACCTCCCTGGTTCGACAGTTCACCCGATCGCGATCCTTCGACGGCCACGGTGAATCCGCCGGCTTCACGCCCAAGATCGCCCTCGCGTGGCAGCCTAGCGATCGCCTGAACCTTTCCGCCCTTGTCAGTCGTGGCCACCGGGCCGGCGGCTTCAACACCGCAGGCGTCATCGGCCAGGACTTCAGCGGCCTGTCAGATTCACCGGCACGCCAATACAAGCCGGACAGTCTGTGGAACGCCGAGTTGGGGGCCAAGTACCGGTCGGCGGACGGTCGCGCGCGTCTTCGCGCCGCCATCTACGCCGCGCGCTGGCGCAATGTGCAGAGCGATCAGTTTCTGCCCAGCGGCCTGGCCTATGTCGTCAACGTCGGCGACGGCGCGGACAAGGGCTTCGAGGTCGAGGCCAACTGGCGTCCCTCTGAGACGCTTGAGCTGTTCGCCAACGGGCTCGTCGCCGACCCGCGCATCACCTCGCCCAGCGCGCGTTTTGATTCCCGTCGCGACGCGAGCTTGCCCGGGGTGCCTCGGGCTTCTGCGAATATCGGCTTTAGCTGGCGGCGTCCGCTGGGCGAGCGTCTTGAACTTTTGGCCGACGGCGGCCTGTCCTACGTCGGTGCGTCGCGCCTGACGTTCGATGGACGCCAGCAATATCGAATGGGCGATTACGGCACGGGAAGACTGGCCTTGGGCGTCGAAGCGTCGGCATGGACCGCGACGGTTTTCGTAGACAATCTGTTCGACACGGAAGCCAACACCTTCGCCTACAGCGACCCTTTCCGCCTCCCCGACGCCCAGGCCATCACGCCTCTGCGTCCTCGCACGATCGGCATGACCCTGAGGTGGGCGTCGCGATAG
- a CDS encoding ABC transporter permease, whose amino-acid sequence MVRTVRRLAAVFVSAVRDEARVLVTRRWDAFVAFGLPLILLMVIAAMLAPGVIRQAPVAVVDQDNSAFSRAAIRNMEASAGVRVTHAPATMTEAMALMRRGEIYSVAHFPADFSDGAFRRPEQVTVSFNGAFQTVGALSALGQSAAIASAAGKQLQERARQRGLPETALQLPAVQVSIVGNPQLSFELFLGGLLAPGVLHLLAACSAVLAVGRQMQGGSFKRFEAETRGFTTTALIGRLIPHFVVFSLWGLAWIAWLSGVRGWGVAGSLPLLILGILALMAVSVVLSAFLVAALGEVDMAFSATAIYSGAAIAFSNGTLPLDHGPRFARIWSDILPYTHYLRLQTGQLVTGETSASAWRDLMILSGVTVLGLIVSALFIRVRARLVPKPENLNFPLPQQGVIAAFAATFRNLPRARPVSSLLILAVVLYAFYYPAAYAGQAATGLPIAIATPTQTTLTRTLVEDLNASREIEVAAVISSPAEGFELMRRGVVDGVVVLPQRFEADLLRGAPTGVAIWLNGGYLVRVTAVGKAVAAATAQVAEAQLKGLPDIARAVRLAPTLKQVSLFNPTEGYGGYAVPAVSLIILQQTLLLGAGVITAVRRETGAPRLKRSARLGLWLALTALGTASSLFYFGFVFWFQDYPRAGNLIGVLLLAPIFSAAVAAVGLLLGALFDRHERVLQVLVGTSAPLFFLSGAAWPHFMMPEGLVWLAHFSPSTAAVQAFVRLNAMGASLSEVSGLAAILTGLAVVYGGLWVVCGSLRVTAGASLSQSATRE is encoded by the coding sequence TTGGTCCGCACGGTGAGACGCCTCGCGGCCGTCTTCGTATCGGCCGTTCGGGACGAGGCGCGCGTCCTGGTGACCCGACGGTGGGACGCATTCGTCGCTTTTGGCCTGCCGCTGATCCTGCTGATGGTCATCGCGGCGATGCTGGCCCCTGGAGTGATCCGTCAGGCCCCGGTCGCCGTGGTCGATCAAGACAATTCGGCCTTCAGCCGCGCCGCAATTCGCAACATGGAGGCGAGCGCCGGTGTTCGCGTGACCCATGCTCCGGCGACGATGACGGAGGCCATGGCCTTGATGCGACGGGGCGAGATTTACAGCGTCGCTCATTTTCCAGCAGATTTTTCTGACGGGGCGTTTCGTCGGCCGGAACAGGTGACCGTGTCGTTCAATGGCGCCTTCCAGACGGTCGGCGCCTTGTCGGCCTTGGGGCAGAGCGCGGCCATCGCATCAGCGGCCGGCAAGCAGTTGCAAGAACGCGCGCGCCAGAGAGGATTGCCCGAAACCGCATTGCAACTCCCCGCTGTCCAGGTGTCGATCGTCGGCAATCCGCAGCTCAGCTTCGAGCTTTTTCTCGGCGGACTTCTGGCGCCGGGGGTCCTTCATCTGCTGGCGGCTTGTTCCGCGGTGTTGGCGGTTGGTCGGCAAATGCAAGGCGGCTCTTTCAAGCGCTTCGAGGCCGAGACGCGCGGCTTCACGACAACAGCTCTGATCGGGCGACTCATTCCGCACTTCGTGGTCTTCAGCCTGTGGGGGTTGGCCTGGATCGCCTGGCTCAGCGGCGTCCGGGGCTGGGGTGTAGCAGGCTCTCTCCCTTTGCTGATCCTTGGCATACTCGCCTTGATGGCGGTGAGCGTTGTCTTGTCGGCTTTTCTGGTCGCCGCGCTTGGCGAGGTGGATATGGCGTTCTCGGCCACCGCCATCTATTCGGGTGCGGCTATCGCCTTTTCCAACGGCACTCTCCCGCTGGACCATGGGCCGCGCTTCGCTCGGATCTGGAGCGATATCCTTCCCTATACGCACTATCTACGGCTGCAGACGGGCCAGCTGGTCACGGGTGAGACTTCCGCATCGGCATGGCGAGACTTGATGATTCTGAGCGGCGTCACCGTGCTCGGTCTGATCGTTTCGGCGCTTTTCATCCGAGTACGAGCGCGTCTTGTCCCAAAGCCGGAGAATTTGAACTTTCCGCTCCCGCAACAGGGCGTTATCGCCGCCTTCGCCGCGACGTTCCGGAACTTGCCGCGTGCGCGGCCGGTCAGCAGTCTGCTGATCCTGGCCGTCGTCCTTTACGCCTTTTACTATCCGGCCGCCTATGCCGGACAGGCCGCGACGGGACTGCCCATCGCCATAGCGACACCGACGCAGACAACGCTGACGCGCACTCTTGTCGAAGACCTGAATGCGTCGCGCGAGATCGAGGTCGCCGCCGTGATTTCATCCCCTGCTGAGGGCTTTGAACTGATGCGGCGCGGCGTGGTCGACGGGGTCGTCGTCCTGCCTCAGCGTTTTGAGGCCGATCTGCTCAGGGGGGCGCCGACGGGCGTGGCCATCTGGCTGAACGGCGGCTATCTGGTTCGTGTCACAGCGGTCGGCAAAGCCGTCGCCGCCGCAACAGCGCAGGTCGCCGAGGCGCAGTTGAAAGGGCTGCCTGATATCGCCCGCGCCGTCAGATTGGCGCCGACCCTGAAGCAGGTTTCCCTCTTCAACCCGACGGAGGGCTACGGCGGTTACGCCGTGCCGGCGGTCAGTTTGATCATCTTGCAGCAGACGCTATTGCTGGGAGCCGGCGTGATCACAGCCGTGCGTCGAGAAACCGGCGCACCTAGGCTGAAACGCAGCGCGCGCTTGGGTCTGTGGCTGGCGCTTACGGCGCTTGGGACAGCCTCCAGCCTCTTCTATTTCGGTTTCGTGTTCTGGTTTCAGGACTATCCCCGCGCAGGCAATCTGATCGGCGTCCTACTGCTGGCGCCCATATTTTCAGCGGCGGTGGCCGCTGTGGGTCTGCTTCTAGGCGCGCTTTTCGATCGCCACGAACGGGTCTTGCAGGTTCTAGTCGGCACTTCCGCGCCCTTGTTCTTCCTGTCAGGCGCTGCGTGGCCGCATTTCATGATGCCTGAAGGTCTCGTCTGGCTCGCGCATTTTTCACCGTCCACCGCTGCCGTTCAGGCCTTTGTTCGCCTGAACGCCATGGGCGCCAGCCTTTCAGAAGTCTCAGGTTTGGCAGCCATTTTGACAGGCCTCGCGGTCGTCTATGGCGGTTTGTGGGTGGTGTGCGGCTCTCTGCGCGTGACGGCGGGGGCGTCATTGTCGCAAAGCGCAACGCGAGAATAG